The following proteins are co-located in the Candidatus Woesearchaeota archaeon genome:
- the folD gene encoding bifunctional methylenetetrahydrofolate dehydrogenase/methenyltetrahydrofolate cyclohydrolase FolD codes for MPANIINGKALADKIRDKLKEKISKGNAKPGLAIIQVGDNPVSAVYINKKMLAGNDVGINMQHVKLPENCRNEDVLQKIDELNNSPEIHGMIVQLPLPKQLDTNLVMNAVLPHKDVDGFHPVNIGNLAAGSPKFIPATAKGILKLIESTGIPLKGRHAVVVGRSNIVGRPTSYLLLQKDCTVTVCHRETRDLASHTRQADILVVAVGKIGLITGSMIKPGAIVIDVGMNKTEDGRLCGDVDFNTAKDFAGWITTVPGGVGPMTVAMLLENTYEAMVNNPFK; via the coding sequence CCAAGGGCAATGCAAAGCCGGGCCTTGCCATAATCCAGGTAGGCGACAATCCTGTATCGGCAGTTTACATCAACAAGAAGATGCTCGCTGGCAACGATGTCGGCATCAACATGCAGCATGTCAAGCTTCCTGAGAATTGCAGGAATGAGGATGTGCTCCAGAAGATTGATGAGCTGAACAATTCGCCCGAGATTCATGGCATGATAGTCCAGCTCCCGCTGCCAAAGCAGCTTGACACCAATCTGGTCATGAACGCAGTTCTGCCACACAAAGATGTTGACGGATTTCACCCAGTCAATATTGGCAACCTTGCAGCAGGTTCTCCGAAATTCATTCCAGCAACAGCCAAAGGCATATTAAAATTGATTGAATCAACAGGAATACCATTGAAAGGCAGGCATGCAGTTGTTGTTGGCAGGAGCAACATTGTCGGAAGGCCGACAAGCTATCTTCTGCTGCAAAAGGATTGCACTGTCACTGTATGCCACAGGGAAACAAGGGACTTGGCCAGCCACACAAGACAGGCTGATATCCTTGTGGTTGCAGTCGGAAAAATCGGACTGATAACAGGGAGCATGATCAAGCCAGGCGCAATTGTAATAGATGTCGGGATGAACAAGACAGAGGACGGCAGGCTTTGCGGCGATGTTGACTTCAATACAGCAAAAGATTTTGCAGGATGGATTACCACTGTGCCTGGCGGAGTAGGGCCGATGACTGTGGCTATGCTTTTAGAAAATACGTATGAGGCTATGGTGAATAATCCTTTCAAATAA
- a CDS encoding phosphoribosylglycinamide formyltransferase, with translation MLKIGVLSSTRATDMIALLDAIKNREVDARVTVVISDKKSALALDNAKRHGIAAIAVSPADKSREDFDKEISEILDQHSVELVLMIGYMRIVSPWFVNRYKHRIMNIHPSLLPAFAGGMDKDVHKTVLDSGVKITGCTLHFVDESVDGGPIIMQKAVAIQESESVDTLKAKVQKAEQEIIITAVKLYSQGKLKVEGNKVVSAA, from the coding sequence ATGCTGAAAATCGGAGTTCTATCCTCTACAAGGGCCACAGACATGATTGCACTACTGGATGCAATAAAAAACCGTGAAGTGGATGCCAGGGTGACAGTGGTCATAAGCGACAAAAAGAGCGCATTGGCGCTGGACAATGCAAAAAGGCACGGCATTGCAGCGATTGCTGTCAGCCCGGCCGACAAGTCAAGGGAGGACTTTGACAAGGAGATCTCGGAAATACTTGACCAGCACAGTGTGGAACTTGTTTTGATGATTGGTTATATGAGGATTGTCTCCCCCTGGTTTGTCAACAGGTATAAGCACAGGATAATGAACATTCATCCAAGCCTCTTGCCCGCCTTTGCCGGCGGCATGGACAAGGATGTGCACAAGACTGTCCTGGACTCAGGAGTAAAAATAACAGGCTGCACACTGCATTTTGTTGACGAGTCAGTGGATGGCGGGCCAATAATAATGCAAAAGGCAGTTGCAATTCAGGAAAGCGAGAGTGTGGACACATTGAAGGCAAAAGTCCAGAAGGCAGAGCAGGAAATCATAATCACTGCAGTAAAACTTTATTCACAGGGCAAGCTGAAAGTTGAGGGCAATAAGGTTGTGTCAGCTGCATGA